Proteins from one Pseudoliparis swirei isolate HS2019 ecotype Mariana Trench chromosome 22, NWPU_hadal_v1, whole genome shotgun sequence genomic window:
- the sh3d21 gene encoding SH3 domain-containing protein 21 isoform X2, translating into MEVLVLMDFEGTMGDEMSVRMGDVVKNVTKASEEGWLQGELRGKRGIFPANFATEVPVYLIGEGKREPRSIRKSKKTKPTRKCEVAFAYDPLNEDELQLVVGETLEIIREIEDGWWMGVKNGRFGAFPSNFVKEIFVSPKDGKHNEGKARPKLTDAVFNKEISQRTSVRSKTKHVVECCQVMFDYKANTDDELDLKAGDVVVILRKETEDDGWWEGELNGRCGFFPDNFVMLIPPMHAQQSGITSQPPARNNNNTQLPAKTEASAMEKVGPAKTKDDKPEIKDLRSNPPTKVKLLSFNKPSPPPVKGKPNTVLPKTNGDAAPASPKQLEEGETDQFDGLNVQSDKLCHPTANRAKPPQRRPPSGLVTPAQAQGAADQTEPESSSNKTEKSPGLPKSDHRSPVRPAPPKAADDKAVTRKEDATVESLQAEIKQLRMALELLETRQDQDMQEVREQLRTEGSKRVALQEEVHSLRKK; encoded by the exons ATGG AGGTGCTCGTGCTGATGGACTTCGAGGGCACCATGGGAGACGAGATGTCAGTGAGGATGGGGGACGTGGTCAAAAATGTCACCAAGGCCAGCGAAGAGGGATGGCTGCAGGGGGAgctgagaggaaagagagggatcTTCCCTGCTAACTTTGCCACG GAGGTGCCAGTCTATCTGATTGGGGAAGGCAAGAGGGAACCGCGGAGCATTCGAAAAT CGAAGAAGACGAAACCGACCAGGAAGTGCGAGGTAGCGTTTGCCTACGACCCCTTAAATGAAGACGAGCTGCAGCTGGTTGTCGGGGAGACGCTAGAGATCATCAGAGAG ATAGAAGATGGATGGTGGATGGGGGTGAAAAATGGCAGATTTGGGGCATTTCCTTCCAATTTTGTCAAGGAAATTTTTGTGTCTCCTAAAG ACGGCAAGCACAATGAGGGCAAGGCCAGACCCAAGCTCACTGACGCAGTGTTCAACAAGGAG ATATCTCAAAGGACAAGTGTGAGGAGCAAAACCAAACACG tggtggagtgTTGCCAAGTCATGTTTGACTACAAGGCCAATACGGATGACGAGTTGGATCTGAAAGCAGGAGACGTCGTTGTTATCCTGAGAAAG GAAACAGAAGATGACGGCTGGTGGGAAGGAGAGCTAAACGGACGCTGTGGCTTCTTTCCTGATAACTTTGTCATGTTGATACCACCAATGCACGCTCAGCAA tctggGATCACAAGCCAACCGCCTgcacgcaacaacaacaacacgcaaCTCCCAG CGAAGACGGAGGCCTCCGCGATGGAGAAAGTCGGTCCAGCAAAGACAAAAG ATGACAAACCAGAGATTAAGGACCTGAGAAGTAATCCTCCAACCAAAGTCAAGCTGCTATCCTTCAACAAGCCCAGTCCGCCTCCAGTCAAAGGCAAACCCAACACGGTGTTACCCAA AACCAACGGCGATGCGGCTCCGGCTTCGCCGAAACAactggaagagggagagacCGACCAGTTTGACGGATTGAATGTACAGAGTGATAAACTCTGCCACCCGACAGCAAACAGAGCCAAACCCCCGCAGAGGAGACCCCCATCAGGCCTGGTTACGCCAGCACAA GCTCAAGGGGCCGCTGACCAGACAGAACCAGAATCATCCTCAAATAAGACGGAGAAATCCCCGGGTTTGCCAAAG TCGGATCATCGGTCTCCGGTTCGACCGGCACCACCAAAAGCCGCGGATGACAAAGCCGTGACGCGTAAAGAAGACGCAACTGTGGAAAGCCTGCAGGCCGAGATCAAACAGCTGAGGATGGctctggagctgctggagaCGAGACAAGA CCAAGACATGCAGGAAGTGAGAGAACAGCTGAGGACGGAGGGAAGCAAACGAGTGGCACTGCAG GAGGAAGTACACAGTTTGAGGAAGAAATAA
- the sh3d21 gene encoding SH3 domain-containing protein 21 isoform X1 has translation MEVLVLMDFEGTMGDEMSVRMGDVVKNVTKASEEGWLQGELRGKRGIFPANFATEVPVYLIGEGKREPRSIRKSKKTKPTRKCEVAFAYDPLNEDELQLVVGETLEIIREIEDGWWMGVKNGRFGAFPSNFVKEIFVSPKDGKHNEGKARPKLTDAVFNKEISQRTSVRSKTKHVVECCQVMFDYKANTDDELDLKAGDVVVILRKETEDDGWWEGELNGRCGFFPDNFVMLIPPMHAQQSGITSQPPARNNNNTQLPAKTEASAMEKVGPAKTKDDKPEIKDLRSNPPTKVKLLSFNKPSPPPVKGKPNTVLPNRTNGDAAPASPKQLEEGETDQFDGLNVQSDKLCHPTANRAKPPQRRPPSGLVTPAQAQGAADQTEPESSSNKTEKSPGLPKSDHRSPVRPAPPKAADDKAVTRKEDATVESLQAEIKQLRMALELLETRQDQDMQEVREQLRTEGSKRVALQEEVHSLRKK, from the exons ATGG AGGTGCTCGTGCTGATGGACTTCGAGGGCACCATGGGAGACGAGATGTCAGTGAGGATGGGGGACGTGGTCAAAAATGTCACCAAGGCCAGCGAAGAGGGATGGCTGCAGGGGGAgctgagaggaaagagagggatcTTCCCTGCTAACTTTGCCACG GAGGTGCCAGTCTATCTGATTGGGGAAGGCAAGAGGGAACCGCGGAGCATTCGAAAAT CGAAGAAGACGAAACCGACCAGGAAGTGCGAGGTAGCGTTTGCCTACGACCCCTTAAATGAAGACGAGCTGCAGCTGGTTGTCGGGGAGACGCTAGAGATCATCAGAGAG ATAGAAGATGGATGGTGGATGGGGGTGAAAAATGGCAGATTTGGGGCATTTCCTTCCAATTTTGTCAAGGAAATTTTTGTGTCTCCTAAAG ACGGCAAGCACAATGAGGGCAAGGCCAGACCCAAGCTCACTGACGCAGTGTTCAACAAGGAG ATATCTCAAAGGACAAGTGTGAGGAGCAAAACCAAACACG tggtggagtgTTGCCAAGTCATGTTTGACTACAAGGCCAATACGGATGACGAGTTGGATCTGAAAGCAGGAGACGTCGTTGTTATCCTGAGAAAG GAAACAGAAGATGACGGCTGGTGGGAAGGAGAGCTAAACGGACGCTGTGGCTTCTTTCCTGATAACTTTGTCATGTTGATACCACCAATGCACGCTCAGCAA tctggGATCACAAGCCAACCGCCTgcacgcaacaacaacaacacgcaaCTCCCAG CGAAGACGGAGGCCTCCGCGATGGAGAAAGTCGGTCCAGCAAAGACAAAAG ATGACAAACCAGAGATTAAGGACCTGAGAAGTAATCCTCCAACCAAAGTCAAGCTGCTATCCTTCAACAAGCCCAGTCCGCCTCCAGTCAAAGGCAAACCCAACACGGTGTTACCCAA CAGAACCAACGGCGATGCGGCTCCGGCTTCGCCGAAACAactggaagagggagagacCGACCAGTTTGACGGATTGAATGTACAGAGTGATAAACTCTGCCACCCGACAGCAAACAGAGCCAAACCCCCGCAGAGGAGACCCCCATCAGGCCTGGTTACGCCAGCACAA GCTCAAGGGGCCGCTGACCAGACAGAACCAGAATCATCCTCAAATAAGACGGAGAAATCCCCGGGTTTGCCAAAG TCGGATCATCGGTCTCCGGTTCGACCGGCACCACCAAAAGCCGCGGATGACAAAGCCGTGACGCGTAAAGAAGACGCAACTGTGGAAAGCCTGCAGGCCGAGATCAAACAGCTGAGGATGGctctggagctgctggagaCGAGACAAGA CCAAGACATGCAGGAAGTGAGAGAACAGCTGAGGACGGAGGGAAGCAAACGAGTGGCACTGCAG GAGGAAGTACACAGTTTGAGGAAGAAATAA
- the eva1ba gene encoding eva-1 homolog Ba, with product MDVKKREMDLLSNSLAAYAHIKANPESFGLYFVLGVCFGLVLTLCLLVIRISCKPRANVAPATPEKKHLKDISEEDGESEDDDDEDGDDAEAPIPLPSTEIPVGNHSGQSNGTLSVNVFTSAEELERAQRLEERERIIREIWRNGQPDILGSGTGTIGRVHYY from the exons ATGGAtgtgaagaaaagagaaatggaCCTCCTGAGCAACAGCTTAGCTGCATATGCACACATCAAAG CCAACCCAGAGAGCTTCGGCCTTTACTTTGTGCTCGGCGTGTGTTTCGGCCTGGTGCTGACGCTCTGCCTCCTGGTCATCCGCATCTCCTGCAAGCCGCGCGCCAACGTGGCCCCCGCCACGCCCGAGAAAAAGCACTTGAAGGACATCAGCGAGGAGGACGGGGAGAgcgaggacgacgacgacgaagacGGGGACGACGCCGAGGCGCCCATCCCTTTGCCCAGCACAGAAATCCCCGTCGGCAATCACAGCGGCCAATCGAACGGGACGCTGAGCGTGAACGTATTTACTTCGGCCGAGGAGCTGGAACGGGCGCAGCGACTGGAGGAGAGGGAACGAATCATACGCGAGATCTGGAGGAACGGCCAGCCGGATATCCTGGGGTCTGGAACGGGAACTATCGGAAGAGTGCATTACTACTAA